A window from Primulina huaijiensis isolate GDHJ02 chromosome 11, ASM1229523v2, whole genome shotgun sequence encodes these proteins:
- the LOC140987364 gene encoding uncharacterized protein, with protein MNSRNSIQNSIPDDIALQIASSLEVMDVCSLGSCSRFWKELCGSDCVWEVLCKDRWPAIAWNQKSDQKMDSNSKGWRELYIFKHNEMAGKAALIHDFVERALAYESIEVGNYLKAIELLNSLHFGFKDVEMFLLKPKLHVLLNLVGLHYCIICLGVPVEYVVEALNQSQISERQVCVQWWKLGRWFYGFRLRDELHSRNVTLGDLAAYNEEVLGVLHRGAIHEVIRVQISIAKPMHSSWSQQVAQV; from the exons ATGAATTCACGAAACAGCATACAGAATTCAATTCCAGATGATATTGCCCTCCAAATAGCTTCTTCCCTTGAG GTCATGGATGTGTGTTCATTAGGCAGTTGCTCCAGGTTCTGGAAGGAGCTATGCGGGTCCGATTGCGTGTGGGAGGTTTTATGCAAAGACAGGTGGCCTGCGATTGCTTGGAATCAGAAATCCGATCAGAAAATGGACTCCAATTCCAAG GGGTGGAGGGAGTTGTATATATTCAAACATAATGAGATGGCTGGAAAAGCAGCCTTGATACACGATTTTGTGGAACGAGCTTTAGCTTACGAGTCGATTGAGGTCGGAAATTATTTGAAAGCTATCGAATTACTCAATTCTCTGCATTTTGGTTTCAAAGATGTTGAAATGTTCTTACTCAAACCAAAGCTCCATGTGCTACTTAACTTGGTTGGCCTGCATTACTGCATCATTTGTCTTGGCGTGCCG GTCGAGTATGTGGTGGAGGCACTAAACCAAAGCCAAATTTCGGAAAGGCAAGTGTGTGTCCAATGGTGGAAGCTTGGTAGATGGTTCTATGGTTTCCGTTTACGTGATGAATTACATTCTCGTAACGTAACTTTGGGTGATTTAGCGGCATACAATGAAGAGGTTCTTGGTGTGCTTCATCGTGGTGCCATTCATGAAGTGATTCGTGTCCAAATTTCTATTGCTAAGCCTATGCATTCGTCCTGGTCACAACAAGTCGCTCAAGTGTGA
- the LOC140989063 gene encoding transcription factor TT8-like: MRFISVCEMSSRGETLLQLEEDEIRNLFLGIMEGYKDTVIPPFSYFSPISISEDGSSSRKRDEEEESIWAEKSLSERKRRKQINDNFSVLHSMVPSLFKIRKPSREEIIDETVKFINSLQEEIHGLESLKKQPLYESKDAKKQVLSKCTNQNSSVNVTLINNTTFLAIDVPFRPGLMTDIVYVLDKHRTEILEARFSVNNQNLLTFAATLMGPYHHGHDIVIGKMKEELLRL; encoded by the exons ATGAGGTTCATTTCAGTGTGCGAAATGAGCAGCAGGGGGGAAACGCTGCTACAGTTGGAAGAAGATGAAATAAGAAATCTGTTTCTGGGTATTATGGAAGGGTACAAGGACACTGTGATCCCACCATTTTCTTATTTCTCACCAATTTCAATCAGCGAAGATGGGTCGAGTTCAAGAAAAAGAGATGAAGAAGAGGAGTCCATTTGGGCTGAGAAATCACTCAGCGAACGCAAAAGGAGAAAGCAAATTAATGATAATTTCTCTGTTCTTCATTCTATGGTGCCCAGCCTTTTCAAGATCCGTAAG CCCTCAAGGGAAGAGATTATAGATGAAACGGTGAAGTTCATTAATTCCCTTCAAGAAGAGATACACGGGCTAGAGAGTTTAAAGAAACAGCCATTGTATGAATCAAAGGATGCGAAAAAGCAAGTTTTATCAAAATGCACAAACCAGAACTCCTCAGTCAATGTCACACTGATAAATAATACCACATTTCTGGCCATTGACGTCCCGTTTAGACCTGGTTTGATGACTGATATTGTATATGTGCTGGATAAACATCGAACTGAGATTTTGGAGGCAAGATTCTCGGTTAATAATCAAAACTTGTTGACATTCGCAGCCACGCTAATGGGACCATATCATCATGGACACGACATTGTCATTGGGAAGATGAAGGAAGAGCTTCTACGCTTGTAG